The Culex pipiens pallens isolate TS chromosome 2, TS_CPP_V2, whole genome shotgun sequence DNA window aagaggtgtttttcaactatttgcagcctgaaacggtgatgagatagaaatttggtgccaaagggacttttatgtaaaattagacgctcgatttgatggtgtactcagaattccgaaaaaacgtatttttcatcgaaaaaaacactaaaaaagttttaaaaaatctcacattttccgttacttgattgtaaaatttattggaacatgtcattttatggaaaatttaatatactattcgaatctacattgtcccagaagggtcattttttcatttagaacaaaatttttcattttaaaatttcgtgttttttctaactttgcagggttattttttagagtgtaacaatgttctacaaagttgtagagcagacaattacaaaaattttgatatatagacataaggggtttgcttataaacatcacgagttatcgcgattttacgaaaaaaagttttgaaaaagttactttttgcgtttctctttgtttcgtcgtccgtgtttgtcgcgggtgaccatgaatggccatgatcgatgacgaccaactttttcaaaactttttttcgtaaaattgcgataactcgtgatgtttataagcaaaccccttatgtctatatatcaaaatttttgtaactgtctgctctacaactttgtacaacattgttacactctaaaaaataaccctgcaaagttagaaaaaacacgaaattttaaaatgaaaaattttgttctaaatgaaaaaatgacccttctgggacaatgtagattcgaaaagtacattaaatttcccataaaatgacatgttccaaaaatttttacagtcgagtaacggaaaatgggagaatttttaaaacttttttagtgtttttttcgatgaaaaatacgtttattcggaattttgagtacgccatcaaatcgggcgtctaattttacacaaaagtccctttgacaccaaatttctatctcatcaccgtttcaggctgcaaattattgaaaaacacctcttttttcacatgttcaaaaatggaaggggtcgtaccgccccttcgtctcgagatatcaaaaaacggacctcggattcgtgatcagggacaaaagttaccccttaggacaaagtttcacgcaaatcgaagaggggtcggggcaactgctgtgtgagttggcggagaattacccatatataaaaaaaaaaacaaaaagattgaaaggtttgatgaatttcaaagagaaagaaaaggtttttttttaaattgattattttgaaataatgtcatacaaaaaatgacattttttatccgtgaacatattttttctaatcCGTTTTCTTCATAACTACCTATAACTTTACCCAAGACAACAAATCGTTCAGAAAATCAATTCGAAAGTTAAAGATTTTCGGATATTTATTTACGtctcaaatacaaaaaaatcacaaaatcgatcgatttcgtaaagaatttgGAAAACTGGGTcaacaaaatattgtttcatttttcaaaacattgacatAATTACATACAAATAtcggaaaaagtcggaaattcgccaaaatccgccaaatATTGGGAAAAAAGAagggaatttgatttttttttttcaaacactcgggaaaagtcgggaatcccaagcatactcgtttgcaaattattttctaaatcttgaaaaaatttgatattttgtacaattttcaaattaaattaattcaattcTTTCTAAGGaacttacataaaatttaaggTGCCTTTCACTATCTCCATCTATTTGAGACGAAACGACATCAAAAATCCTTATGAATATTGGAAGCATTTTGAACAGATATTCATAGTatttttaatgaaccatttttttcttaatttagtAGTAAAAGAGGTAACATCTAACATATAGCAACaatcaaataaatgaaaaactaatataaaaataaagccTTATTTTAAAGATTATGGCCAGCGTGAGTAATGATTATATGTTATTTTGTCAcattgattgaatatttgaaaaatgatttcagCTTGAGTTTggaagttgttttttatttgtttcttaATTCATTTAGTCACTtccaatatttttacaaatttttctcTTGAATTTTTTCGAGAGTTTGGGTAAATTGTTATAgataaagcttaatttttagatatcggaaaacttaaatatcgaataaaatctaaTCGTTGTTAGACCAGAAAGACAACAAGAAATTtcgcttaaaaaaaacaatgtttaaattgaaaaaaaatatgaatctaacaaactttgaataaaattattgcAAATATGTTCAAAGAATTAGTCTTTTCGAACAATTCGCATAAAATAAGTGGTAAACCATAGAAACTTATCAAactgatttttcaataaaaaaaattaaacaattaacattgatttaaaaaatccatacaTATCAAGGACTTtgtacaaacattttttaaaacccaatttctagatattttttaaaattatttgaaagacCAATAACAGCAATCATGGTTAAAGCgttctatgattttaaatttaatagaattaagaataaaatttaaattaagttatctttaacttttgccatttccagttgaaacgaagcatcaaacattatttttcggttattttttaaagcctttttgtttatgtttctactcTTAATCAAAATAACGAGTGcttaagcatgagcatgagcatgagcatgagagaccacccatggttgtccttctccgttgctgaacaggaccgtaatatcctatcaacacaaccggtcatacgcttcaacgatcaaataatgtttcccttatcaacagcattcatgaatgcgctgaaaagataaaacatcacggtcatcaaaactagagccgttgctaataggaaacagtcattggccaccaacggcgcccgccatgtcagtttgtagatctcgagggaacgggacgggaatgttagttagcacaggctgctaccaagggtgggttctatacgatatccacacccccgcgtgtgccggaaaactacttctacttgggattttgttagtgggaaagggtaatggccaggattcatcatagaggatgatgatgtgacccaataatcaatgaatttcgttgagtgatagggtgatgtattatgtattctcaaggcaaacaatcggatgatgcggatgagaccattcccggttatttggtgttgagtttagcacaaatgatttaatcttagacagccggctgtggaaagatagaatcaaaattgtgtgtgattaaaaagtgaaatattatactcagcgtaacacatttacgtagagttgacctgagactatttatacttttaagtttttataagatgagcgaccaattaattactgatgagttatgagttatctgaaggacttgaacaatcgcgttgaaacaatatttgtcaccgtgctttacgagctataaTGCTAAAATGTGATTTCGCGGGAAACGAAAGGTCAAATATAATTTATGCTAACGCAATTAAGAACGAATCTTCCCATGAAACAATCgcaaatcatagaacaaagaaactcgactgactaacgagaaagacgatcgcgatatttgaactttacaatctaattaagaagaaaaaaaaagccacGTCAATAGAAAGGAATAGACAAACATACAGGTAACCACAAAACGGACTGCCTcaactgtcatcgtgacaaccagagcaagccgcaccttcacacacacacgcgcgcactcacccgacaaactcaccgacgacgaacgacgcgaaaaaacatgcgatccgtcggacaggcatcgcaaaacggactcttAATCAAAATAACGAGTGCTTAAAttgtttaagtatttttttagaaattaagaaatttggaAGTTAATTTTCTGACTTAACAAAAACGGTCAAtagtttgatttgtttgtttgttgaaaatCTTTCTTAGGTAAGAAATGCCGATTACTtgagtttctggaaaagtcgggaatttgaaaatgatcaccctaattattttgaattgggtactaaagtcctatgtcaatttttatgtacaacggtaaaaaacacgattaaaaaccattcctgatcacttttttttcattttaatggaaattttttttttggcaagacaacattttttcgatggatcaactatggtccccttggaacgagctgtcaagtaggagcttttctgtcaagaaggatcgcgaggttaatttttcaaaattgatttaaaaatccattttaaactctttatgctcgtacaaagggtcattgtactcagaaaaataagctttatcgctgtaaacaataatatcagctatctaagcttcattttaggacccaatttgctACTTTTTTACGTTGGTTTGCTTTTTGACTAGTTAATTACATAAACCTTTATAAAGTGTCTTAGTTACTATTGGTCGTCACTCACTGAAAATAAGttcaaatcggaaaacgaaacacattttaaatgctttaaCTTTTATCTTTAAGACAAAATCTTGTCAGACTGCTTATTGACCGACGGCTTCccagttgtttttgtttttctaaagCGATCTTCCGACACAGTGGGTcaaatagcatttttttattcctgaatcGTTCTACTGGTTCTATATTAAGTCCAAATGCACTTCCCAAACCAATCCAGAGTTGTACTCCCCGCACTTCACACGAGTGTTGATAAGCAACTGACTGAACCGCAATCTCTGCCGGCTTCGCTCCTCCTCTTCCCGAGCACTTTGTCGGGAAGAATTGGGGTTGGCGTAATTTTAGGATTATGCAACAGACGTTTGCACGAGCAAGACTCTTCACTAATTGGACTGCTgctctttttctttcttttgcgtcGTTTGCAGTTTCGTCGCCTGCTGGAGCAGGGCAACCGTGACCTAACCACGGCCACCGGCAACCGGTGCTCCAAGTGTTCGCCCGACTGCAGCGACTCGTGCAAGCTGCACCCGGTCCAGCAGGGCGAAGTTTCCTCTACCGAACCACCCCTGCCGGAACCGTCCGTCAACGGGCACTCGCCGGAAAAGTCCGCCTACTTCGAGGCGGTCCAGTACTACATCTCCAACATTGGCTGGGCCCTGCTCGAGATCAACTCGGACGGCGTGATCGAATGCGCCACCGAGAACGTCCGGGACGTGCTGCACTATTCGCGCAACGAGCTCCACGGACAGAGCATCTACTCGTACCTGCACACTGGCGACCACTCCAAGCTCAGTCCCATCCTCAACAAGAACTCGTTCGAGCTAAACTGGGATCAAGATGAGGTAGGTTTCCCGGACCTTCTATGGGTAATCTTTCTCCAACTAACGCCTTGCTTTTTCGTAGATGTTCTGCCAGTCCCCGAAGCGGACGATCCGCACCAAGATTCGGTGGCTGCTGAGGGCGCCCGACAGTGCCAACGATACGATCGAGCAGAAGCAGCAGCGGCAGGAAAAGTACAAGGACCTGCTGATCATTTCCGCCCAAGTCAAGGATGACACCGACGCCGAGTCGTCGTCGGTGCTCTGTCTAATCACACTACCGGAGGACGAGctgaaccagcagcagcacggGCAGCTCGGCCAGTTGGGGCTGCCAGGAAGCGTAGGAGTAGGAGCGGGAGCGGGAGTAGGTGTGGCCGCGGCCATCGAGCTGTCCAGCCTCACGATGCCACAGACGCTGGACGAGCAGCTGACGCTCAAGCTGGACATGAACGGCGCCATTATAGGTGAGTTGGAACGGTTTGTGTGCGTACTGTTCCGACGAGAAGTCCGGGCGTTCCATCGCTGCCGATCATTAACCTCCCAGCCACCCACTGACCTCATGCCCGCTTCCGGTGTGCCCCGTTCCGGTTTCCGCCAACCGGTTCCAGCACAATTCAATCACACTCACGCTTCATCTTCAAACACGCGGCCCTTTTCATTCGCTGttgttgtttacattattttgaaagaCGAAAACCCTACAGCAAGCAGTAACATAATCAAACTTTTAAGCACCCTCCGCAAACTCAAATCAGCACAAATTGCTGCTGGATCTTTTTCCGGATCTTTTCCGGAAAAGATCCGAACACAAATGCGGTTTGATGTTTGTGGGGAGagtcaaaaatgaaaacaagtCAGATGACAGATCGAAGGGTCCTCCGTCGACAAATGTCACTCACGACACCATCCTCAAAATGCGCAACGGTGCTCACGGCACTCACGGCTGACCGTGGGACGAGTACAGCAACAGCACAATCTCATATCCCACAGTTGTGAACCTTTACCAATGCTAACAAAACTTGTCCTTTCTACCTCCTTCCAGACTTAGACGCAGCGACGCTGAGGAAGCAGTTCGCCGGGTACCTAACCAAAGAGGCCTTCCGGTCAATCCACGATCTCTGCCACTTCCAGGATCGCGCCCGgctcaacgagcacctcaacaaTGTGATGAACGCGAACGGCACGGCCCAGGTCTCGTCGTACCGGTTGCGGCTCGGCGGCCCCGACGTGTACGTCCACGTGAAGGCCCAGACGAGATTATTCCGGAACAGCAAGGCGAACAACGAGCCGGACTTTATCATGGCGATCCACACGATCCTGACGGACAGCGAGGTGGCGATGGTGGAGGCCGCCGGAGGGTTGAACAAtccgtcctcgtcgtcgtcgtcggggttGGCCATTCCGAGCACGAGCACCGGCGGTGGCGGAAGTAGTAGTGGtggcagcggcagcagcagttCATCCCGCCAGTTGCAGCAGATCACGCAAGGGGTCAGCAACATGGGAGGACCGCTAATGTCCAGTATAATAAACGGTGGCGCCGGAGGCAACGGTGGTCCAGCCGGAGGTCTCCCAGGGGCCCTCTCGTCGGTGGTGTCCCCGCGGAGCAACCCAACGGCTTCGCTAATCCCCCCCTCGGACAGTTCGAACTTCTTCAACTCGGACTTTGAGTTTGAGTTTCCACATTCCACGTTCGACATGGAGTCCGTCGGGGTCGGCTGGGACTCGCGACCCGACTCGCGGACCAGTGTCACCCCGGTGAGCACCCCGCGGCCACCCTCCGTCACGGCGTACAGCCCTGCGGCCGCGCCCATGTGCCCTTCGCCGTTGACGCCGTACCACGCGGGCAGCGCCGGAGGGCAACCGTCGCCGTCGAACAACAACCAACAggtcaacaacaacaataacaacaacagcaTGACCAACAACAATGCCGGTCCGTTCGGGAGCAACTTTCCGTTTCCGTTCGACGACAAGGAGAAAATTCAGGAACAAATTcaccaacagcagcaacagcagaaccagcaacaacagcagcagcaacagatgGCCTCACACGATTCGGAACGATTGCGAAATCTACTGACAACCAAACGACCTCACTCAAATGCCTCATCCTCGTCCGGGCTGGACATGGACCATGACCACCGGAACCCGAACCGGATCTTGAAGGTAAGTACACCAAAAACCTCGAATTCCTAATCTTCTTCAATTGGCATACATCCGATCTGGCCGTAAAAAACtccctctttttcaaaatttcatccctctctctctctgtacTCCCATAGGGCTTACTAAATTCCGAAGAAGATAAGGATAGTAATGGGAATAGGTTACGCGTGGCTCCTCAGTCAGTTAGAGCGGCCCCACAGCAGGGTGGTAGCGTGGTGATGGCGGCCACCGAGAGCAAAAAGCCCGGTGGCGCCAATAACATGCTACTGCAGGTAGGCGCCCCTCTCCACTCTCCTTTTAGAAACACCACGTTTGGTTTGagtttttgtttctgtttttcTAAATTACTTGCAAGCACTTGTGtactagattttttgttttgttcacaaACACCGGTTCCACAAATAATTAGTTTACAAAATCAATGATAAAAGTTTCAAACAATGAACATTCGCtagtggggtgactttgagcgtAAGGGCACCACGTTTTATTATACAGTCGATTCTCTGATGGTAGATCTTCTCGatctcaatattgctccatctaccGATGAATtattcagtcccttcaaactgcttAGGCTGCAcacataaagtacgtcacgctaaaatcagtcaAAATTTAATAGGCGCAACATTCTCATCACTAGCACAGTCATTTGACTCTCACCACCTTTCTCCAATCTATGtagattagataaggtaagGTGGAATTTTTCAGCTGTCACAATAGTTAGCACGAAACCTGGATTTTAAATAGTAATTTTCAGAATAGTTCAGATTTTTCCATTTTCCGGGCATACACTCAAACttgcaggccaagtgcgaatgatgctgataatacctcttcagttgacgctcaggcaaggaacatcctggaaggagcgtcactgactacgtccgtagtcctgttagatctttcttgatcaagacagtatagctctggttccttgcaagtgtcctattttcttacctccacgttggcttggttttcatgatgacctagctggtggcctgtggaaacggatcgtaaacctttgaccaccgcgggtcaaagtcgagacggctaaaagaaaggggcgcgacaatgtgggaaagggaagtaatttgtgattgtagacggtattgttttgattcgcagtatgttgagtcaactgctgtggatgtacctgaaacatcacacaacggggtttctcttctttccgttTTTATCTATCATCTATattctgttaattttgtttaactgaTTCTCTAACGcagcttctgtttactatcctccatttgatttcgattttacttatttgattctcttatttctcaacacttttccactctattttaccaattgatgctgctgtaacaaactgtctgctttcccttaatttggcagcgatgtcaattttgtttatcatgtgccttttctttatttatctatttcaataatttctcatcttccctgtaaattgcccatcataacaataatctaagcttgtttgttatctcttttcattaactattgttaatttctttatcttcttcataaattactatctttcttttactattgattctttacatagtatgtttccttcactgtccattgttttgaaacttcacctttttcttaagcaagtgaggttcgagcccttgctcaatttatggaatgattaaaggattaacacaaatattactattgtacttttgaaaaacttttctaagatgcttaggaccaaaatattgtaacaaaacaccgcgacaaaagaaatagcaacagataaacacgactcaacaatagggaagatttcaggagaaaacaatacacagtaaataacaattagtttttgaattcaaactaaaaataaaacagtttttgctttaatgaaagttgttaggcacactttaaatggttaggcgcttatacttacatcaaaccctacgtaatgtaccacccccggccgagttaaaatgcgtaaccggaaaagaaggtgtgcatgcctggcacgaacactcaaagcgtgttctagcgtgctgctcgtactgactcagagcaagggtgagatgtaggtgtaagggcagtgcgtgttcgtcgggaacctggtgcataagatcggtcaaggcccgttcttacactgaaaattgcgaattgcgaatttccGGGCATACACTCAAactccgatggtttgacaccaatgtTTTCAAACGAATGCGGTCACTTTTCAGTTTGAACGGAAAAAGGGCAGTGGGAATTGGGAGATAAATTTCCGGGTATGATAATTGTAGTCGCTGAGAACTgaaagtttgacatttttaaagccCTGGATGGAACCCGAGCCCAGAGAATAGCGTTGtcatttacggacacagagaacactgGGCGAGAGTAATATGCCCTCGAGATTCacttgcaaaaagatattttattcttcaaaacaaaaaaaaaacacaagctatttacgggaatcgaaccagagacctttgagcaggggtgctcaaagtttttggaggccgggccaaatttaaagctcaaatgagcttgcgggccaaatttacaaaaaaggttgttaaaaaaaataaattacgttattttaatgtaaaagattacatttctgttatttaaaaaaaagtgtattcaaaataatagaaaccacaaaataactggtttctatcggtattgttgattttgttgtttctggtatttgaaaaaaaaaagtttttagctgaaagtacttgtattttcaaaaaaaaaaagttttttttatatttcgaaaatggtgttgacattacatgttgaacaattcatctataagttaagtgtggctaatgaaaaaccgttgagatccagaatttcaacatttcaatgaaaaaaaaattttagaaaatgatttaagcttccgtatagttaacctgcaatcattattttcaaaaaaaaaagcgaaaccacattatttttatttcatcgaaaatttaataaaattcaaattattttgaaaaaacccaaacatgctcaaatgattttaaatgcaaaggaatgcatatttaattaaattcagcTAAATGCacctaaatttcattttttaagttttttgaaaatatatttttgctcctggctttcgagtcaattttttaataatggtggaggggtgggttgatcgacgatagctttgtaaaatatttgctgcaaacttgattctcagatttccacattttgtctgcctgaatcagttgatagtcaatcagactcgttatctaactgtaatgagttcgaattcCTTAGGAAGTACAATGTtagtttgagggtcagttcataaaagggtcaatatgacttgcaaattaataaagaaaacttttatttttgcaactattacagaattctacctaagacaaacttgaacgtttttttgatatttctaaaaatgtttgataaaagttttgacgatatttactagtttcactcacattgaaacgtgtgaaattgttttaattacaaaatatttggaACAAATTATTTCCTAAATAATATAATTATAATCCTAAAGTgaggatcaaaatattgataaatcataagatatttttttattaacaaaaaaataaaaaaagattagcataaaaaagcttaaaataaaccttaattttgaaaaagtattaaatcactttacaagtggtcaacgggccacaaaatatcacctcgcgggccacgtttggcccgcgggccatactttgagcacccctgccttTGAGGCTTTGACAGGCAAATCAGATGACGTAATGGCCTCGGCCACCACACCacaacaaaaggtcgaatgccaaagggtcgaatggacaaatggtCGAATGGGCAAAAGGTctaaagtggacaaaaggtggaatggacaaaacgtcgaaaggacaataggccgaattaaaaaaaatacatttttgcaaaacaaaacatttgatGTGTGCCTAAATacacaaatattgaaaagcaaCTACGGAAAGGTGATTCAAAATTTAGAAGTCGAACTATTTTTGGAAGAACTGCTTATGTTTGAAAGACtgtaaaaactcacaaaaatattttgagaatcaagaaaaggttgttttaaaaattaaaaataaacgtccaaaatatttcagaagtcgaactttttttttcaaagaactgcccatgtttgaaagaatggaaaaacacaCGTAAATATTACGACAAACAagaaaaggttgttttttttttaaataaaatgacatttggaaaaatatttaagaagtcgaactttttttttgaaaaactgctcatgtttgatagaatggaaatcttctcaaaaaatgttttggaagtTATtctctttattaaaaaaaatatcgttactAAATATAaggatacagaaaaaaaatccgatttgatatcaagaaaaaaaaaattcaagatttatttttaagtttataattattattatttgtttcatttttccaCATTTACCTTTTGTactttcgacgttttgtccattcgaccttttgtccattcgaccttatgtatttcgaccttttgtcgaaATCctagaagtcgatgtatgacattTGTTGGagattgtttcaattaacgaataAATTCTGAGGGAACGATGCTCTCGACTATGAATTGTGGGTGAAGCAAATATGATAAATGGCATAATGAACtaacatcaaaatttccaaatactTTATTAAGAGATGAGTTTTCGTAAATCTTTTATCGAGATAGGGACAGGTTTTATTCAGACAATATCATTCGAAACCAATTGATTTCTGATTCATAAACCGAAAATCAAGAACCTTGTCCGGGGTGCCTCGAAAGACTGACTACGTCAGGGTTAGATTATTAGattgaaaaagcataatttcatactaatgcaatttttgttttgtgaaagtACACCAATTACTCTAGTTGGCCATCAACACTGCTCACAATACACACCTTGCTTCTTACCTTAACTGACTGAGTGACACCAAATTCATTCAGAATGCGCTTTTGAATGAGTTAATTTTTCGATAGTTTTCATTACTTTAATAATTTATTGCTAAAATTGCGATTATGTTTCGTTCTCTACACAGCTTCTCAACGAAaagagcgacgacgacgacctggAGGGCCGAAATCGACCGAGCGAACTGCTCCGGCAGCTGCAGAAAGTGAAAGTGAGTAACGTCTCCATCGCACTGACTGATTGATCTAAGGACAATTCTCGAATAATCCGAACATCCCTCCCTCTTTCCCTTCAGGACGAACCCAAAGAGCACCCCGCCCCGCTCAACAACGAGGAGCTGATCCAGATGCTGCGATTCCAGGGCAACGACCGCAAGCGACCCTCGAACGAGCCGGACGAGGGCGGGGCGGCCAAGCGGCCCTCCGACAAACCGTCCAAACTGTGCGAAAAGAACAAGATGCTGGCGTCGCTGCTGGCGAACCCGGCCAAGGCGCCGACCCCGCTCCTGCCCGGCCATCTGCCGCTGAACCGCATCATCCCGGACATCCCGATCTCGAACGTGGCCCGGCAGATGGCCAGCGTGACGAGTTCGACGCCccccaaccagcagcagcagaccatcaacaacaacaacctgaCCACTAGCAACAATAATCTGAAGCAAGTACAACAGATGAACCATCAGCTGCGGcttcagcaacagcagcagcagcagcaccaacagCAGTTGCGTAAAGCGCAAGCAATGCCTTCACAATCACAACAGCCACCTACTTCATCCGATATCTACCTCAGccaacaccagcagcagcaggcgcAACAGGCGCAAGTCCAAGCCCAGCAACAGGCACTGCTTCAGGCCCATCTTGTGGCGGCGGCCCAGCAGCGCCAGCAAAACTTCTCCCCTGCCATCCAGGACTCGGGCATCGGGTCGGTGGGCAGTGGGACGTTCGCCACGCCCTCGTCCGCGACCAGCACCACCAGCACGCCCATGC harbors:
- the LOC120427680 gene encoding nuclear receptor coactivator 1 isoform X1, which gives rise to MSIAAAENAGLGPCELPLSDQWLVHSQLTSSQQSQSSQSQSQYSSSSQTAATQQQQHSSSGGSSGSSASHQHLQPKIMNAVVPAVSVPAASKKIRRKPDTKPQSQINKCNNEKRRRELENEYIEQLGEFLQINKRDMTACKPDKAAILSEVVRTFRRLLEQGNRDLTTATGNRCSKCSPDCSDSCKLHPVQQGEVSSTEPPLPEPSVNGHSPEKSAYFEAVQYYISNIGWALLEINSDGVIECATENVRDVLHYSRNELHGQSIYSYLHTGDHSKLSPILNKNSFELNWDQDEMFCQSPKRTIRTKIRWLLRAPDSANDTIEQKQQRQEKYKDLLIISAQVKDDTDAESSSVLCLITLPEDELNQQQHGQLGQLGLPGSVGVGAGAGVGVAAAIELSSLTMPQTLDEQLTLKLDMNGAIIDLDAATLRKQFAGYLTKEAFRSIHDLCHFQDRARLNEHLNNVMNANGTAQVSSYRLRLGGPDVYVHVKAQTRLFRNSKANNEPDFIMAIHTILTDSEVAMVEAAGGLNNPSSSSSSGLAIPSTSTGGGGSSSGGSGSSSSSRQLQQITQGVSNMGGPLMSSIINGGAGGNGGPAGGLPGALSSVVSPRSNPTASLIPPSDSSNFFNSDFEFEFPHSTFDMESVGVGWDSRPDSRTSVTPVSTPRPPSVTAYSPAAAPMCPSPLTPYHAGSAGGQPSPSNNNQQVNNNNNNNSMTNNNAGPFGSNFPFPFDDKEKIQEQIHQQQQQQNQQQQQQQQMASHDSERLRNLLTTKRPHSNASSSSGLDMDHDHRNPNRILKLLNEKSDDDDLEGRNRPSELLRQLQKVKDEPKEHPAPLNNEELIQMLRFQGNDRKRPSNEPDEGGAAKRPSDKPSKLCEKNKMLASLLANPAKAPTPLLPGHLPLNRIIPDIPISNVARQMASVTSSTPPNQQQQTINNNNLTTSNNNLKQVQQMNHQLRLQQQQQQQHQQQLRKAQAMPSQSQQPPTSSDIYLSQHQQQQAQQAQVQAQQQALLQAHLVAAAQQRQQNFSPAIQDSGIGSVGSGTFATPSSATSTTSTPMPEWDSELNEILNHVIDIAPEGNFVDSELNSLLGISSIESSTSATPSQSSQQDIQEKLAINAIQKSLMQIENVTSPMQYSGSPPAYPMHGGGMSAPGGSPAGGSQQAPTTPNPNFTPPPVYTPRVRMSSTGSSGGGGGGSGGGPSGGQMGNGAPGGGPNALTIQKLQNHQQQRERIHQEQQRQRLLQQQKQQQMVVPVNATANADMNLGLTPGMQNIESLLNNTVAPNVSLTRANSVVPDSQLSPGFSPSQLMQQQLSPNQRTQLSPQQTGFQGSPFNNNPVHRMSPQQVGGFPQQQQQQPGTPGSQQLSPRQPPFASNPQVSQPNALQQQQQQWQNANARLSIQQQNPMLNAQLSTIPGYNPAAAAAGRQQFVAPQRQRSLNSPGTPRQGSFGGTVDGGGFPGPPSPSQPGQNFNNPAVFAAAQQMRLQRQGSVPPQATQHLPGSPRPSYGGHGPGPDAGGYGMMFSQAAMQQHTAGSPGDYFNRVQTGGANGGGGGGGGSNGGPNAGGLNSSELVRQELRAVVSGRAQNAAAAGGVCGTGGLRTPQSPIGMSPGMVATAPGGPGGGGNVQGPGSASSGGGGGGGIGGNGDSMQTSQIPGTSSSSSLLHPAGDMDPSMLFNFHLTPKELMAGGTLLDSSKLLAASDESWPADENVNPVVVKRSSSEAIRVGDPKNSSLLLQKLLSD